The nucleotide window GGAAAAGAAACTGAGCTGATTACTTGCGGGAAGTTTTTTCATGACGTCATTCAAGGGAGTAGATAAAAGGGCTGCAGGCATAAGAACAGCTCCAGTACACAAGCAGCGGACGGCTGCAGCAGGAATGGAAATCAGCATGCAGAACGGAAGCACGCTGCTCTCTTTTAATGAGCGAAATGACATGCCAAGTGCACTGGCTTTGCAGCCTCTCTGGGACTTTGTCAGAGCGCAGCAGGGCCTGATCAAGTCTCCGTTCTTCCCAGTGCTATTCAACTTCACAATATACACAGCTTTCTGCTTGCCTTTTATCGCTCTGGATTTTTTAAGCGCTTGGATCTCCACCTTGAGAAAGTATAAAATCCAGCCGCAGACGTCACCTACGCCGCAGATGATGGCCCTTTGCCTGGCTCAAAGCATCTATCACCACATCGTGTGTATCTTTCCAGTGACCGTTGTGCATTGGTACTGGAGGCCGGTGAGCTTGCCCCAGATAGCTCCCAAGGTGCCAATGCTTATCCTGGAGGTAGTTGTTTGCCTGCTGATGTttgatttcttctcctttttgtgGCACTTGCTCCACCACAAGGTGCCATGGCTCTACAAAACTTTCCACAAGATCCACCACAAACATGTCTCTACCTTTGCTTTGACCACCCAGTATGCCAGCATTTGGGAACTGCTCTGGCTGGGTTTCTTTAGCGTAATTAGTCCAATGCTGTTGAAGTGTCATCCGTTGACGGAAATGGCTTTCTTCATTGCCAACATCTGGTTTTCAGTAGAAGATCATTCTGGCTATGACCTGCCATGGTCAACCCATAGACTGGTGCCTTTTGGCCTGTATGGAGGAGCACCACACCATGATCTCCACCACCTGAAGTTCAAAGTCAACTATGCACCTTACTTTACACACTGGGACTGGCTGTTTGGAACTTTTAGTTATGCTGTTGGAGAAAGCAATATATCTACAAAGGTCAACAAGGATTAATTTATAGCCCCATCTTTCACCCCATACTTCCCAGAGTCAATATCTGGAAATTCTGGTGTGGAAAGCTGAGGAAATTCGCACTGTCCCtatttatgttaatatatttatttgatgtatttaGTTAATATTTGTATCTTATGATGTTTGAAATTTGTTTATAATACACATCTCTTTGTGAAAGAGATGAAAACTACATTTTTCTTGGGATATCTGTGCTTTTATAAAGCTGCTGTAAATGATTGACTAATATGTAAGTCTGCTGGCTGAAgaaataatgcatatatataaTTCCTATGGAATTTCTCTTGTCTTCACATTGAGGAGAAAAGTGTTCTTTTTGTAAACATTTCTGTTCATTGCTGTTCAAACGTAGCACTGATCTTTTGTCCTGTgagatttaaattatttatattattttatattggtgAAATAAACCAAAATTTGATATTATTCCATGTCTGTGGCCCATGCAATTTTTGAAAACTCTAGTATGGCTTAATATGTGTGATCGATCTGTTAACTGGCCAAGAACTTGAtgctctgtgtatgtgtgtttgtgtgtttttgaaaaaaagaactttttgcaGGTAAAGAACTACCGTGTTGGAGAAGGAAAAGAGTTCGGTCCTTGTGTCTTGGGACTTctacttgcaatttttttttctgctcaggAAAGCATAAGCAAGAATTACAGTACTCCTTCAGCTGCTTCTGACAGCTAGAACTCACTCTAGATTTTTTATCACCTTATTCTGCAGTAAGGGAATCAGACATCAGTTGGTTCCTCTCTCTTTTGTTTTAGGTATAATCCATTCAGAATTGCTACATAGCAACATCAAATACTATTTCTGTGGCAAAATATTGGTAATGTCCTCTGggaggggtaggggtgggggatCAGAGTCCTAAATCTTTGCTTCCAAGTATCTGTGCCTGCAAAATGGTGTGTACTGCAAGTATATCTGCAGTATTACCATCCCTAAGTTTGCTCAGCAAGAGTTGGTATTTCACAGTTAAAGACAGATTTAAATTCCAGGGTTGGTGTGTATACTGTGGGTatgtccttattttttaaaagaaccacaATATTGCAGAAAAACAAACCCTACATTAACAGAACATGAGAAAATATTGGGAATTTCCCTCTAGCGCAATTTTCAGACGGGACTAATTTCATTTTGCATATACACACACCAGCAGgtaataaatgtaatttaaatttatattgtgatacattaaaaaaaaaggttttgagattttttttaccatttggCAGCCTGTAAAATAGAGAAAAGTTTCGCAATTCAGGTTTCGGTTTTCTGTCTTGGTTTGAGTTTTGGAAAGAACCTGCTACAGCTATCGAATTTTAGGCTGTTCTTACATTCATTTGGCCCTCCGTATAAATAGTTATTGCCTATAGCAAGGGTAGTAAATTAAACAATGCTAGCGatatatacaaatacacattaaaaacttttaattttaaagagcTGAAGGGACATGGGGAGTGGTGTGGTAGAGTAGAGACAGAGTAGAGCAACGTTTCAGTTGTGTTGGAGAACCTACAGCTggttgataaacaaacaaaaagttatgCCATCAAAAAATGGCAAATTTGACAAATTTCAGCATAGTCTTTTTGGAAGGCTCTAGTGACTATAAAATGGGGTGGGGACTGCATATAGTGTGGGACTACAAAAAAGGGACCACATATACTTTGGGACCACAAAAAagggccttttctgtggtggctccctttttgtggaacatcattccctcagagataagattggcc belongs to Candoia aspera isolate rCanAsp1 chromosome 6, rCanAsp1.hap2, whole genome shotgun sequence and includes:
- the CH25H gene encoding cholesterol 25-hydroxylase; this encodes MTSFKGVDKRAAGIRTAPVHKQRTAAAGMEISMQNGSTLLSFNERNDMPSALALQPLWDFVRAQQGLIKSPFFPVLFNFTIYTAFCLPFIALDFLSAWISTLRKYKIQPQTSPTPQMMALCLAQSIYHHIVCIFPVTVVHWYWRPVSLPQIAPKVPMLILEVVVCLLMFDFFSFLWHLLHHKVPWLYKTFHKIHHKHVSTFALTTQYASIWELLWLGFFSVISPMLLKCHPLTEMAFFIANIWFSVEDHSGYDLPWSTHRLVPFGLYGGAPHHDLHHLKFKVNYAPYFTHWDWLFGTFSYAVGESNISTKVNKD